From the Polynucleobacter sp. MWH-UH35A genome, one window contains:
- the ntrC gene encoding nitrogen regulation protein NR(I), with protein sequence MKPIWIVDDDQSIRWVLEKALARENIPHKSFSNPNDVLNALEKESPQVLISDIRMPRGNGLDLLQHVKASHPNLPVIIMTAYSDLDSAVSSFQGGAFEYLTKPFDVEKAIELIHRAVEQGIRNDSGAKELTAWRQDATEIIGQAPAMQEIFRAIGRLAQTNATVLITGESGTGKELVAHALHKHSPCAKGPFVSLSTSAVPKDLLESELFGHERGAFPGAQTLRRGRFEQADGGTLFLGEVGDLPFDLQTRLLRVLSDGHFYRIGGQDPIKANVRIIASTHQNLDARVAAGLFREDLLHRLNVIRLRMPSLRERSEDIPMLARHFMLSCAKSLGVDPKKLSDEVLKEISAMPFPGNVRQLENLCHWLTVMTPANVIGVSDLPTDIVAQASEQPIIIPGESSPSSPVATKPAAGDWESGLGRLAVKMLQDGDKEVFDALTARFEKAVLQAALEVTRGRRVEAAQRLGIGRNTITRKLQELGIDD encoded by the coding sequence ATGAAACCAATTTGGATCGTCGACGATGATCAATCCATTCGTTGGGTCTTAGAAAAAGCCTTAGCGCGCGAGAATATCCCGCACAAGAGCTTCTCGAATCCGAACGATGTCTTGAATGCTTTAGAAAAAGAATCTCCACAGGTACTGATTTCAGACATTCGTATGCCGCGTGGTAATGGCTTGGATTTATTGCAGCACGTAAAAGCCAGTCATCCCAATTTGCCAGTCATCATCATGACTGCTTATTCTGATTTGGATTCAGCGGTCTCCTCTTTTCAGGGTGGTGCCTTTGAATATCTCACAAAACCATTTGATGTAGAAAAAGCGATTGAATTAATTCATCGTGCAGTAGAGCAGGGCATTCGCAATGACTCCGGTGCCAAAGAGCTGACAGCATGGCGGCAGGATGCAACCGAGATTATTGGGCAAGCACCTGCCATGCAGGAAATCTTTCGTGCGATTGGGCGCTTAGCGCAAACCAATGCCACTGTACTCATCACGGGTGAATCAGGTACAGGTAAAGAGTTGGTCGCCCATGCTTTGCATAAGCATAGCCCTTGCGCTAAAGGTCCATTTGTCTCATTGAGCACCTCTGCTGTGCCAAAAGACTTATTGGAATCTGAGTTGTTTGGTCACGAGCGTGGCGCTTTTCCTGGTGCGCAAACTTTACGTCGTGGTCGCTTTGAGCAGGCTGATGGTGGCACACTATTCTTAGGTGAAGTAGGTGATTTACCGTTTGATTTGCAAACCCGTTTGTTGCGAGTTTTGTCTGATGGTCATTTTTATCGCATTGGCGGACAAGATCCAATTAAGGCCAACGTTCGCATTATTGCCTCCACTCATCAAAATCTCGATGCACGAGTGGCTGCGGGACTCTTTCGTGAAGATTTATTACACCGTTTAAATGTCATTCGTTTGCGTATGCCTTCATTGCGCGAGCGTAGTGAGGATATCCCGATGTTGGCTCGGCACTTTATGCTCAGTTGCGCCAAGTCCTTAGGTGTAGATCCTAAAAAGCTGTCTGATGAAGTCTTAAAAGAAATTAGTGCAATGCCATTTCCAGGTAACGTGCGCCAATTGGAGAACTTGTGTCATTGGCTTACTGTGATGACGCCTGCAAACGTGATCGGCGTTAGCGATCTTCCTACAGACATCGTTGCACAAGCTAGTGAGCAACCTATCATTATTCCTGGAGAGTCCTCGCCGAGTAGTCCGGTTGCCACTAAGCCTGCCGCAGGTGATTGGGAGAGTGGTCTTGGTCGCTTGGCTGTCAAGATGTTGCAAGATGGTGACAAAGAGGTGTTTGACGCATTGACTGCGCGTTTTGAAAAAGCGGTGCTGCAAGCTGCTCTAGAGGTTACGCGCGGCAGAAGGGTGGAGGCCGCACAACGCCTTGGCATTGGCCGCAACACTATTACTCGCAAGTTGCAAGAATTAGGTATTGATGACTGA
- the xth gene encoding exodeoxyribonuclease III, producing MTDSVRIAAWNVNSLKVRLPQVLRWLQDQEKKQQPIDALCLQELKLTDDKYPHQELENAGYLSLAAGQKTYNGVAIILRKAALAPIASDPDTAFLKPVRNIPNHEDDQQRILAATVCFAGTQPMRLVSAYFPNGQAPGSDKFIYKLGWLKALQRWLGEELEQNSRLALLGDFNIAPADEDVHDPKAWEGQNLVSPPEREAFQELIKLGLHDSFRMFEQAPKSFSWWDYRMMGFRRNAGMRIDHILLSEALKEKCSASSVDKEPRTWEQPSDHAPVVATVKKA from the coding sequence ATGACTGATTCAGTAAGAATTGCGGCGTGGAATGTGAACTCCTTAAAAGTTCGCCTTCCACAAGTCCTTCGCTGGTTGCAGGATCAGGAAAAAAAGCAGCAGCCTATTGATGCGCTCTGTTTACAAGAACTCAAGCTCACAGATGATAAGTATCCCCATCAAGAGCTGGAGAATGCTGGTTACCTTAGCCTAGCAGCTGGTCAAAAAACTTATAACGGTGTAGCGATCATCTTGCGCAAAGCAGCGCTTGCGCCAATCGCATCTGATCCAGACACGGCATTCTTAAAGCCTGTCAGAAATATTCCCAACCATGAAGACGACCAGCAGCGTATTTTGGCAGCAACGGTTTGTTTTGCTGGTACACAACCGATGAGATTGGTTTCAGCCTACTTTCCGAATGGCCAAGCACCGGGCAGCGATAAATTTATCTATAAGCTGGGTTGGCTCAAAGCCTTGCAGAGGTGGTTGGGTGAAGAGTTGGAACAAAATAGTCGCCTGGCTTTGTTAGGCGACTTTAATATTGCCCCAGCAGATGAAGATGTCCATGATCCCAAAGCGTGGGAAGGGCAGAATTTGGTATCTCCACCAGAGCGTGAAGCATTTCAGGAGCTTATTAAGCTTGGGCTCCACGATTCATTTCGAATGTTTGAGCAAGCACCTAAATCCTTTAGCTGGTGGGACTACCGCATGATGGGTTTCAGAAGAAACGCTGGTATGCGGATCGATCATATCTTGCTCAGTGAAGCGCTCAAAGAAAAGTGCAGTGCAAGCTCAGTAGATAAAGAACCTAGAACCTGGGAGCAGCCATCCGATCATGCCCCGGTAGTAGCTACGGTCAAAAAAGCCTAA
- a CDS encoding M3 family metallopeptidase: MTTSSPSTPTSTLPAELQNNPLLTFGRGIAAYSEVKPEHIAPAIEHLLKHAQDAVDVAVNPNTPSNWDALAEPLEDATESLGRSWGVISHLNSVADTPELRAAYGEMLPKVTAFFSSLGQNLDLYKKFKELSKSPDFAKLSAAQKKVIENSLRDFRLGGAELSDANKPRFSEIQDEQATLSKAFSDHVLDATDGFTHLVTDKTELVGLPEDAIAAAADTAQQKNLKGWAFTLHFPSYYPIMQYSENRELRRLMYEAYVTRASELAPQYAKGKIDWDNTQNMLEQLRLRDEEARMLGFKNYAALSLAPKMAKSVDEVDSFLTNFAQKAKPFALKDWQELSEFAKTELSIADGLEPWDIAFASERLKQERYSFSENELKQYFPLPKVLDGLFQVIQTLFGVKIEAANLPTWHADVQSFSVKNAKGNIVAYFYLDPYARPGKRGGAWMDDARGRRVLPNGEIQIPVAYLVCNFAPPVKVNGVLRQPTITHDDVITLFHESGHGLHHLLTQVSALGVSGINGVEWDAVELPSQFMENFCWEWEVLEKMTAHAETGEPLPRALYEKILAAKNFQNGYMTLRQIVMSLTDWRLHAGFDAKNAQGQAVLELSREIADQFNVIPQPKISRWINTFSHIFAGGYAAGYYSYKWAEVLSADVYSAFEEAAKLTGSVLDEKTGIRYRQEILEVGGSRPAAESFKAFRGREPSIDALLRHGGLT, translated from the coding sequence ATGACTACATCCTCACCCTCCACCCCGACTAGCACTCTCCCCGCCGAATTACAAAACAATCCCCTGCTGACTTTTGGGCGCGGCATTGCAGCCTACTCAGAGGTGAAACCAGAACATATCGCACCAGCGATTGAGCATTTACTTAAGCACGCACAAGACGCAGTAGATGTGGCAGTCAATCCAAACACTCCTTCTAATTGGGATGCGCTTGCAGAACCATTAGAAGATGCCACCGAATCTTTAGGAAGATCTTGGGGTGTGATTTCTCATCTTAATAGTGTTGCTGATACGCCAGAGTTGCGCGCCGCTTATGGAGAAATGCTGCCAAAGGTCACCGCCTTCTTTTCGAGTCTAGGTCAGAACTTAGACCTCTACAAGAAATTTAAGGAACTCAGCAAATCTCCTGACTTTGCAAAACTGAGTGCTGCACAGAAAAAAGTGATTGAGAATTCCTTACGGGATTTTCGCTTGGGTGGCGCAGAGCTTAGTGATGCTAATAAACCTCGGTTTTCTGAAATTCAGGATGAGCAAGCCACACTCAGCAAAGCCTTCTCAGATCATGTATTGGATGCTACTGATGGCTTTACCCATTTGGTGACGGATAAAACTGAACTAGTCGGCCTACCCGAAGATGCCATTGCTGCCGCTGCAGATACTGCGCAACAGAAGAATCTCAAGGGTTGGGCATTTACTCTGCACTTTCCATCCTATTACCCAATCATGCAGTATTCCGAGAATCGTGAACTGCGTCGCCTAATGTATGAAGCTTATGTCACCCGAGCATCTGAGCTGGCTCCACAGTACGCCAAGGGCAAGATAGATTGGGACAACACGCAAAACATGCTTGAACAACTCAGGCTGCGGGATGAAGAAGCACGGATGCTGGGATTCAAAAACTATGCCGCACTGAGTTTGGCGCCCAAAATGGCCAAGAGTGTTGATGAAGTGGATTCCTTCTTAACGAATTTCGCCCAAAAAGCAAAACCATTTGCACTCAAGGACTGGCAAGAACTTTCTGAATTTGCCAAAACCGAACTATCGATTGCCGATGGCTTGGAACCATGGGATATTGCCTTTGCTTCTGAGCGATTAAAGCAAGAACGTTATTCATTTTCCGAGAATGAGCTCAAGCAATACTTCCCCCTACCAAAAGTATTGGACGGCCTCTTCCAAGTGATTCAGACTTTGTTTGGCGTTAAGATTGAGGCGGCCAACTTGCCTACTTGGCATGCTGATGTGCAATCCTTCTCCGTCAAGAATGCCAAGGGTAATATCGTGGCATATTTTTATTTAGATCCGTATGCCCGCCCAGGAAAGCGTGGCGGCGCTTGGATGGACGATGCCCGTGGTCGCAGAGTATTGCCAAATGGTGAGATTCAAATACCGGTTGCCTACTTAGTCTGTAACTTTGCGCCACCAGTAAAGGTGAATGGCGTATTACGTCAGCCCACCATTACGCATGATGATGTGATCACCCTTTTCCATGAGAGTGGTCATGGCTTGCATCACCTCTTAACGCAAGTAAGTGCTTTGGGAGTTTCTGGCATTAATGGAGTTGAGTGGGATGCGGTTGAGTTGCCAAGTCAATTTATGGAAAACTTTTGCTGGGAATGGGAAGTCTTAGAAAAAATGACTGCCCATGCTGAAACTGGCGAACCATTACCGCGTGCACTCTATGAAAAAATCTTAGCTGCGAAGAACTTCCAAAACGGCTATATGACATTGCGTCAAATTGTGATGTCATTAACTGATTGGCGCCTTCATGCTGGCTTTGATGCCAAAAATGCCCAAGGCCAAGCAGTGCTGGAGCTCTCGCGAGAAATTGCCGATCAATTCAATGTCATCCCGCAACCCAAAATCTCACGCTGGATTAACACCTTTAGCCATATCTTTGCCGGCGGTTATGCTGCAGGCTACTACAGCTATAAGTGGGCAGAAGTCTTATCGGCAGACGTTTACTCTGCCTTTGAAGAGGCAGCAAAGCTCACGGGTAGCGTTCTGGATGAAAAAACCGGCATTCGTTATCGTCAAGAGATTTTGGAAGTTGGCGGCAGTCGTCCTGCAGCTGAATCCTTCAAAGCATTTAGAGGTAGAGAGCCCAGTATTGATGCCTTATTACGGCATGGCGGATTAACTTAG
- the folD gene encoding bifunctional methylenetetrahydrofolate dehydrogenase/methenyltetrahydrofolate cyclohydrolase FolD — MPAQLLDGNALSKKLRTEIAARGAIVTAKGARPGLAVIVVGDNPASAVYVRNKVKACEDVGFHSVLERYSADLGEEELLARIATLNADPAIHGILVQLPLPEHIASEPVLEAIAPEKDVDGFHVANAGALMVGQPEFKPCTPYGCMKILESIEYPIRGARAVIVGASNIVGKPMAMLLLQAGATVTICNSKTRDLAHHTKDADILVVATGKPKMISGDMVKNGAVVIDVGINRLPDGKLCGDVDFDAAKYVAGWITPVPGGVGPMTITMLLMNTLEAAEKAAKH, encoded by the coding sequence ATGCCAGCTCAATTACTAGACGGAAACGCCCTTTCAAAAAAACTGCGCACTGAGATTGCTGCTCGTGGCGCTATTGTTACCGCCAAAGGCGCTAGACCGGGTTTGGCAGTGATTGTGGTTGGCGACAACCCTGCTAGTGCGGTATATGTGCGCAACAAGGTCAAGGCTTGCGAAGATGTTGGCTTTCATTCTGTGTTAGAGCGCTACTCTGCTGACTTAGGTGAAGAAGAGTTACTTGCTCGCATTGCCACCCTGAATGCAGATCCTGCTATTCATGGAATCTTGGTGCAACTGCCATTGCCAGAGCATATTGCCTCAGAACCCGTACTTGAAGCGATTGCCCCAGAGAAAGATGTGGATGGCTTTCATGTTGCCAATGCTGGCGCGCTGATGGTTGGCCAACCAGAATTCAAACCATGCACTCCATATGGTTGCATGAAAATTTTAGAGAGTATTGAATACCCAATTCGGGGTGCACGTGCAGTGATTGTTGGCGCTTCGAATATTGTCGGCAAGCCCATGGCCATGTTGTTATTGCAAGCGGGCGCCACTGTCACTATATGTAATAGCAAGACTCGAGATTTAGCACACCACACTAAGGATGCGGATATCTTGGTGGTAGCTACCGGAAAGCCCAAAATGATCTCTGGTGATATGGTCAAAAACGGGGCTGTAGTCATTGATGTCGGCATTAATCGACTCCCCGATGGGAAGCTGTGTGGTGATGTAGATTTCGATGCCGCCAAGTATGTCGCTGGCTGGATTACCCCAGTTCCTGGCGGAGTTGGCCCAATGACAATCACGATGCTTCTCATGAACACTCTGGAGGCAGCCGAAAAGGCAGCCAAGCATTAA
- a CDS encoding response regulator transcription factor: MNLSATAKPNQAEVVYVVDDDEAVRDSLTWLLESNGYVVRCHASAERFLQSLQSTDKSTISCAILDVRMPGMSGLELQERLTSENLPMPVAFITGHGDVSMAVSTMKRGAVDFIEKPFKENDLCGLVDRMLAKARVDYSQANQRKITQSLLSKLTGRERQVLERIVAGRLNKQIADDLGISIKTVEAHRANIMEKLNVNTVADLLRLALSDPQPN; the protein is encoded by the coding sequence ATGAACTTAAGCGCTACTGCAAAACCTAATCAAGCTGAAGTTGTTTATGTGGTTGATGATGATGAAGCTGTTAGAGACTCACTTACATGGCTACTAGAAAGCAATGGCTATGTTGTTCGTTGCCATGCTAGCGCTGAACGCTTTTTACAGTCCTTACAGAGTACCGATAAGTCCACTATCTCATGCGCCATTTTAGACGTGCGTATGCCCGGCATGTCAGGACTTGAATTACAAGAGCGCCTTACCAGCGAAAACTTGCCAATGCCAGTTGCTTTCATTACTGGTCACGGCGATGTTTCTATGGCGGTATCCACTATGAAACGAGGCGCAGTGGACTTCATCGAAAAACCTTTTAAAGAAAATGATCTTTGTGGCTTAGTAGATCGCATGCTTGCGAAAGCACGCGTTGACTACTCACAAGCCAATCAACGCAAAATCACCCAAAGCTTGCTTAGCAAGTTGACGGGTCGTGAGCGTCAAGTTCTAGAGCGCATTGTGGCTGGTCGCCTAAATAAACAAATTGCAGATGACCTTGGTATATCTATTAAGACTGTGGAAGCCCATCGTGCGAATATCATGGAAAAACTCAACGTCAATACCGTCGCAGACCTGCTCCGCCTGGCTTTATCTGATCCTCAGCCCAATTAA
- a CDS encoding PAS domain-containing sensor histidine kinase — protein MKKTALSRLILSPIQWFRKIRGFRLVYTPLLAIVLFTAVMGIILGTLHLQEKNQQEAALFRELSFAKQRIQTRFASNLDALTTINREVAASEDQAKLKQIAREQADELVSNNHEVIKIIWLNNLSQRQWVAPTETNKTDWITKTQNDQLINSSLASTIELSRVTSRAAFSPFISLNLPGDEPISAERKIVFWQVVPNIISGEIVGYLAALYTTQGILDIIPGDLKSYYRFTLITDNEKVLAISSDKGTPKRAFSNQTSLDIGVLSPNITLRIDTYPPPTNLTFRMLIGVVLGLCVFVIWSLWSVLKQMQVRQEAEASLRTETSFRNAMENSTPVGIRAHDMQKRITYVNRAFCEMTGWSSEELMGLTPPFPFWPDSRRDELIEKMNRALQSGISDGMKIGIEGAILKRDGTLIQTRTFIAPLINEKGKQTGWVTSLIDISEPKKIREELAASQERFTTVLEGLDAAVSVVSLETDELLFANRFYRENFGNDSKGHFQLAQQEKKIDTLHNIAQDFQDYIHDGIPTSFLYQESESEDIQLTDGSNKWFEVRRRFIPWVDGHLAQLLIATDITARKAAEEQARQQEERMQFTSRLTTMGEMASSLAHELNQPLSAISNYCMGVAKRLDGNLDPTVSKEILPALEKASEQAHRAGTIIQRIRGFVKRSEPQRKESNIGEIINDAVGLVEIEAHRHRLSIQSEIAENLPVVNLDPVLILQVVVNLLKNALDSVREAYPLSSRWSAPPVRIRTDLDTSIFPAMLRIQVTDAGGGIAENALERIFEPFFSTKSDGMGMGLNICRSIIESHHGRLWATNVQDSEQTRLAGCTFTILLPLESPETKSHV, from the coding sequence ATGAAAAAAACAGCCCTTTCCAGATTAATCCTTAGCCCGATTCAGTGGTTCCGCAAAATACGCGGATTTAGGCTGGTTTACACCCCTCTACTCGCCATTGTTCTCTTCACAGCAGTCATGGGCATTATTTTGGGGACGCTGCATTTACAAGAAAAGAATCAGCAAGAGGCCGCGCTATTCAGAGAGCTCTCGTTTGCTAAGCAACGGATTCAAACGCGCTTTGCTAGCAATCTTGATGCACTGACAACGATCAACCGAGAAGTAGCAGCAAGTGAGGATCAGGCCAAACTCAAGCAAATTGCGCGAGAGCAAGCAGATGAGCTAGTTAGCAACAATCATGAAGTAATCAAAATCATTTGGCTCAACAACCTGAGTCAGCGTCAGTGGGTAGCTCCTACTGAAACCAACAAGACGGACTGGATTACCAAAACCCAAAATGATCAACTCATTAACTCCAGCCTAGCTTCCACAATTGAACTCAGCAGAGTCACTAGTCGAGCTGCTTTCAGCCCATTTATTTCTCTCAACTTACCTGGTGATGAGCCGATTTCTGCGGAGAGAAAAATCGTCTTTTGGCAAGTGGTGCCAAACATCATTAGCGGAGAAATTGTTGGTTATTTGGCAGCGCTCTACACCACCCAAGGCATACTGGACATCATCCCTGGAGACCTCAAGTCCTATTACCGCTTTACCCTCATCACCGACAACGAAAAGGTGTTGGCTATCTCTTCGGATAAAGGCACTCCCAAAAGAGCATTCAGCAACCAGACTAGTTTAGATATCGGTGTTTTAAGCCCAAATATCACTTTACGAATTGACACCTACCCTCCTCCCACCAACCTTACCTTCAGGATGTTGATTGGCGTTGTATTGGGCTTGTGTGTATTCGTTATTTGGAGCCTTTGGTCCGTGCTCAAACAAATGCAGGTTCGCCAAGAGGCGGAGGCTAGCTTGCGTACCGAGACCAGCTTTCGTAATGCCATGGAAAACTCTACTCCTGTAGGCATACGTGCTCACGATATGCAAAAGCGCATTACCTATGTGAATCGCGCTTTTTGTGAAATGACAGGCTGGTCTTCCGAAGAGTTAATGGGTCTCACCCCACCGTTTCCATTCTGGCCCGACAGCAGGCGAGATGAGCTCATTGAGAAAATGAATCGAGCCTTGCAATCTGGCATCAGCGACGGCATGAAGATCGGCATTGAGGGCGCAATCTTAAAACGCGATGGCACCCTAATCCAAACACGTACCTTTATTGCCCCCTTGATCAACGAAAAAGGCAAACAGACTGGCTGGGTCACTTCACTGATTGATATTTCTGAGCCTAAAAAGATTCGTGAAGAATTGGCTGCTTCGCAAGAACGTTTCACAACCGTTCTAGAAGGTTTAGATGCTGCCGTCTCCGTTGTATCACTTGAGACAGACGAGCTCCTTTTTGCAAACCGCTTCTATCGGGAAAATTTTGGCAATGACTCTAAAGGCCACTTTCAGTTAGCACAGCAAGAAAAGAAAATCGACACTCTGCATAACATTGCACAAGACTTTCAAGATTACATTCACGATGGCATTCCGACTTCATTCCTCTATCAAGAGTCGGAGTCTGAAGATATTCAATTGACTGATGGTAGCAATAAATGGTTTGAGGTAAGGCGCCGCTTCATCCCTTGGGTTGACGGACATCTTGCCCAATTACTGATTGCTACCGATATCACCGCCCGTAAAGCAGCTGAAGAGCAAGCACGCCAACAAGAGGAGCGCATGCAGTTCACTAGTCGTCTCACCACGATGGGTGAAATGGCCTCTTCCTTGGCGCATGAATTAAATCAACCTTTATCCGCCATCTCAAACTATTGCATGGGTGTAGCAAAACGCTTAGATGGCAATTTAGATCCTACCGTATCTAAGGAAATTCTCCCCGCTCTTGAGAAGGCTTCTGAACAAGCGCATCGTGCAGGCACCATCATTCAACGCATTCGGGGTTTTGTAAAACGCAGCGAGCCCCAGCGCAAAGAATCCAATATTGGCGAAATCATCAATGATGCGGTTGGCTTAGTAGAAATTGAGGCCCATCGTCACCGCTTGAGTATTCAGTCAGAAATCGCTGAAAACCTGCCAGTAGTCAACTTAGATCCGGTCCTCATTCTGCAGGTGGTGGTGAATCTTCTAAAAAATGCCCTTGATAGCGTGCGCGAGGCTTACCCCCTCTCCTCCCGCTGGTCGGCGCCCCCGGTTCGAATCAGGACCGATTTAGATACCAGTATTTTCCCGGCGATGCTCCGCATTCAGGTTACCGACGCTGGGGGTGGCATCGCAGAAAATGCTCTGGAACGCATTTTTGAGCCATTTTTCAGCACAAAATCCGATGGAATGGGCATGGGGCTGAATATTTGTCGTTCTATTATTGAATCTCACCACGGCAGGCTTTGGGCCACCAACGTCCAGGACTCGGAACAGACTAGGCTGGCTGGCTGCACCTTTACAATACTTCTACCCTTGGAATCCCCCGAAACCAAGAGTCATGTTTAA